A genomic region of Borrelia duttonii Ly contains the following coding sequences:
- a CDS encoding virulence associated lipoprotein, with protein MKQKVFIIFMLISLISLLLIACGQNGEIPVYDAETQQKQEEIAGIKDEIPSTVMSVLSTHYNTGWDEDGKGYNLKGSGQLFNKVVYATVNGKSLLYDGTTLGDDAASSKAARREIYLFLDYDDELIKSLADALNKELKGSDSLGILESVFKKIRRCATAYYIDVYDVLQNNLNKLKTLSLEDIVLLRTRLLAFKEAKMKLKNDVTPDKAGETLGSALVKLKKIHSGCDNILSLSSEIRSILIGIE; from the coding sequence TTGAAACAAAAAGTTTTTATTATATTTATGTTAATAAGTTTAATAAGTTTATTGCTAATAGCTTGTGGTCAAAACGGAGAAATTCCTGTTTATGATGCAGAGACACAACAGAAACAAGAAGAAATTGCAGGCATTAAAGATGAAATTCCTAGTACAGTGATGTCAGTATTAAGTACGCATTATAATACAGGTTGGGATGAAGATGGGAAAGGATATAATTTGAAAGGTTCCGGTCAATTATTTAACAAAGTTGTATATGCAACAGTTAATGGAAAGTCATTATTATATGATGGTACGACACTTGGCGATGATGCTGCATCAAGTAAAGCAGCAAGAAGAGAAATTTATCTATTTCTTGATTATGATGATGAGTTGATTAAATCTTTGGCAGATGCTCTTAATAAGGAACTTAAAGGTTCTGATTCATTAGGGATTTTAGAATCGGTCTTTAAAAAAATAAGGAGGTGTGCTACAGCTTACTATATAGATGTATATGATGTCTTACAAAATAACCTAAATAAACTTAAGACACTATCTTTAGAAGATATAGTATTGTTGAGAACCAGATTGCTAGCATTTAAAGAGGCAAAAATGAAATTGAAAAATGATGTCACACCTGATAAAGCAGGTGAAACATTAGGCTCTGCGCTAGTAAAATTAAAGAAAATTCACTCTGGATGTGATAATATCTTAAGTTTATCTTCTGAAATTAGATCTATATTAATTGGGATCGAGTAA
- a CDS encoding virulence associated lipoprotein has product MKRKDFILFIMFVFILILLLLVSCGPKKYTPVSSAVRRNGVDGPLTKPLSPGGPQGVTNPGNGGGAVNDEQILKQKEIKDIKIPDKVLKILETHDDENWDEDAAGYNLTGANQLFTRVKYDVFIEDRFLFFLYNDATDETRAQESKAVRREFYLACEYNANFIKAFAGVVNKLVATDELAAKNEAELEQFLEDVRSYARFYYDVYSVLKEKQNQLDALTLGQLQWLKTAFLELEKEQQELYDVIQLIINDYNKDTSINSSEPTHNLKSDDTLPDEIIEYWQKDTHRGEFDSKRGVILKIASEIVGVLTYL; this is encoded by the coding sequence TTGAAACGCAAAGATTTTATTTTATTTATAATGTTTGTATTTATTTTAATATTGTTATTATTGGTATCGTGTGGACCAAAAAAGTATACTCCTGTTTCTAGTGCTGTGAGGCGAAACGGAGTAGATGGGCCTTTGACAAAGCCTCTATCGCCTGGAGGGCCTCAAGGTGTAACTAATCCTGGAAATGGAGGTGGAGCTGTAAATGATGAGCAAATCTTGAAACAAAAAGAAATTAAAGATATTAAAATTCCTGATAAGGTATTAAAAATATTAGAAACGCATGATGATGAAAATTGGGATGAGGATGCGGCAGGATATAATCTTACAGGTGCCAATCAATTATTTACTAGAGTTAAATATGACGTATTTATTGAAGATAGATTCTTATTTTTCTTATATAATGATGCAACGGATGAAACTAGGGCGCAGGAAAGCAAAGCAGTAAGAAGAGAATTTTATCTGGCTTGTGAGTATAATGCTAATTTTATTAAAGCTTTTGCAGGTGTTGTCAATAAATTAGTTGCTACGGACGAATTAGCTGCTAAAAATGAAGCAGAATTAGAACAGTTTTTGGAAGATGTAAGATCTTATGCTAGATTTTACTATGATGTATATAGTGTCTTAAAAGAAAAACAAAATCAACTTGATGCATTAACTTTAGGACAGTTGCAATGGTTGAAAACTGCATTTTTAGAACTTGAAAAAGAACAACAGGAATTATATGACGTAATACAATTAATTATAAATGATTATAATAAAGATACATCAATTAATTCATCAGAACCAACTCATAATCTAAAAAGTGATGATACCCTTCCTGACGAAATAATAGAATATTGGCAAAAAGACACACACCGCGGCGAATTTGACAGTAAACGTGGTGTTATTTTAAAGATAGCGTCTGAAATTGTAGGTGTGTTGACGTATCTCTAG
- a CDS encoding virulence associated lipoprotein, with protein MKRKDFILFVIFVFILILLLLLSCGPKKKYAPVSSAVRRNRLGPNGVTGGTNTNGVTVGSQGGTGAGGSQGGTGAVGSQGGTGAVDNEQILKQKEIKDIKIPDKVSQILKTRDNENWDEDAAGYNLKGANQLFSRVKYKVASGDEFLYNDATDDKRAKESKALRREFYLACEYNANFIKAFAGVVNKLVATDELAAKNKAELEQFVENVRFYALFYYNAYSILKEKQSKLDVLTLKKLQSLKTAFLLLEKEQQELYDVIQLIINDYNNDTSINSSEPTHNLKSIDTLPSEIIEYWKKDTLRGDFNRKCGNIINTAIMILNLLKDI; from the coding sequence TTGAAACGTAAAGATTTTATTTTATTTGTAATTTTTGTATTTATTTTAATATTGTTATTATTGTTATCGTGTGGGCCCAAAAAAAAGTATGCCCCTGTTTCTAGTGCTGTGAGGCGAAACAGATTAGGACCTAACGGTGTAACTGGAGGGACTAATACTAACGGTGTAACTGTAGGGTCTCAAGGTGGAACTGGAGCTGGAGGGTCTCAAGGTGGAACTGGAGCTGTAGGGTCTCAAGGTGGAACTGGAGCTGTAGATAATGAGCAAATCTTGAAACAAAAAGAAATTAAAGATATTAAAATTCCTGATAAGGTATCACAAATATTAAAAACGCGTGATAATGAAAATTGGGATGAGGATGCGGCAGGATATAATCTTAAAGGTGCCAATCAATTATTTTCTAGAGTTAAATATAAAGTAGCTAGTGGAGATGAATTCTTATATAATGATGCAACGGATGACAAAAGGGCGAAGGAAAGCAAAGCATTAAGAAGAGAATTTTATTTGGCTTGTGAGTATAATGCTAATTTTATTAAAGCTTTTGCAGGTGTTGTCAATAAATTAGTTGCTACGGACGAATTAGCTGCTAAAAATAAAGCAGAATTAGAACAGTTTGTAGAAAATGTAAGATTTTATGCTCTATTTTACTATAATGCATATAGTATCTTAAAAGAAAAACAAAGTAAACTTGATGTATTAACTTTAAAAAAGTTGCAATCGTTGAAAACTGCATTTTTATTACTTGAAAAAGAACAACAGGAATTATATGACGTAATACAATTAATTATAAATGATTATAATAACGATACATCAATTAATTCATCAGAACCAACTCATAATCTAAAGAGTATTGATACCCTTCCTTCCGAGATAATAGAATATTGGAAAAAAGACACACTCCGTGGCGACTTTAACAGGAAATGTGGTAATATTATAAATACAGCGATTATGATTTTAAATTTGTTGAAGGATATCTAG
- a CDS encoding virulence associated lipoprotein: MKQKVFIIFILINLFLIACFQNEKDPVGNASSQRKSEEEERQERIATIKKNGIPSEVIEVLKEHNNENWSADINHPGYFRAISVVFDKVPYKVVGGTEFSYNDTKSSDRAKESKAARREVYLALNYFFGSIRAFGEFIEKLVETRDLVTKNKAALKDFFKKMRDCAKAYYVDAYDTLQKKLGNLEVLSAAEVKSLHDNLALLKAEREKLVSKILQPLKDKYPIIGECLADPGSKKIVNTLTADEIETYWNTLSAEFNSICDEIMRISGEIKGILDNIKVKG; encoded by the coding sequence TTGAAACAAAAAGTTTTTATTATATTTATATTAATAAATTTATTTCTAATAGCTTGTTTTCAAAACGAAAAAGATCCTGTTGGTAATGCATCGTCACAACGAAAATCAGAAGAAGAGGAGAGGCAAGAAAGAATTGCAACCATTAAAAAAAATGGAATTCCTAGTGAGGTGATAGAAGTACTAAAAGAGCATAATAATGAAAATTGGAGTGCTGATATAAACCATCCCGGTTATTTTCGTGCTATTAGTGTAGTGTTTGACAAAGTTCCGTATAAAGTAGTTGGTGGAACGGAATTCTCATATAATGATACAAAGTCTAGCGATAGGGCGAAGGAAAGCAAAGCAGCAAGAAGAGAAGTTTATCTAGCTCTTAATTATTTTTTTGGTTCGATTAGGGCTTTTGGAGAGTTTATTGAGAAATTAGTTGAGACTAGGGACTTAGTTACAAAAAATAAAGCCGCATTAAAAGATTTTTTTAAAAAGATGAGAGATTGTGCCAAAGCTTATTATGTAGATGCATATGATACCTTACAAAAGAAACTGGGTAACCTTGAGGTACTCTCTGCAGCAGAAGTAAAATCGTTGCATGACAACTTGGCCTTACTTAAAGCAGAAAGAGAAAAATTAGTATCTAAGATATTGCAACCACTTAAAGATAAGTATCCAATTATTGGAGAATGTTTGGCTGATCCAGGCTCAAAAAAAATTGTGAATACCTTAACCGCTGATGAAATAGAGACATATTGGAACACATTATCAGCTGAATTTAATTCTATTTGTGATGAGATTATGAGGATAAGTGGTGAAATTAAAGGAATCTTGGATAATATTAAGGTCAAAGGTTAA
- a CDS encoding virulence associated lipoprotein: MNNKEDILKQKVFIIFMLIILISLFLVACGQNGDNAETQLQSEQEEAERRERIEIIKNATPSDVKKVLGYHNDANWNGEIADFTHIISVFSRVPHRVANDGTEFLYYDLMDDNRAKESKAERREVYLALGYDNDFIWVLGGFASKLIGTVDLLTKNKDKLKDFFIKIRNAAKAYYIDVYDTLEKKLDNLESLSAAELKSLSIKLGEVKTARVKLIVRVVRPLRNEYLITRRYLSDPNAIIPVNITADEVLEYWNTLSAEFDSICNEIIRLGGEIKEILTRAN; the protein is encoded by the coding sequence TTGAATAATAAGGAGGATATTTTGAAACAAAAAGTTTTTATTATATTTATGTTAATAATTTTAATTAGTTTATTTCTAGTAGCTTGTGGTCAAAACGGAGATAATGCAGAGACACAACTACAATCAGAACAAGAAGAAGCGGAAAGACGAGAAAGAATTGAAATCATTAAAAATGCAACTCCTAGTGATGTGAAAAAAGTATTAGGCTATCATAATGATGCAAATTGGAACGGTGAAATTGCTGATTTTACTCATATTATTTCAGTATTTTCGAGAGTTCCACATAGAGTAGCTAATGATGGAACGGAATTCTTATATTATGATCTAATGGATGACAATAGGGCGAAGGAAAGCAAAGCAGAAAGAAGAGAAGTTTATCTAGCTTTAGGCTATGATAACGATTTTATTTGGGTTTTGGGAGGGTTTGCTAGTAAATTAATTGGGACTGTGGACTTACTTACAAAAAATAAAGACAAATTAAAAGATTTCTTTATCAAGATAAGAAATGCTGCCAAAGCTTATTATATAGATGTATATGATACCTTAGAAAAGAAACTGGATAACCTTGAGTCACTCTCTGCAGCAGAATTAAAATCGTTGAGTATCAAATTGGGAGAAGTGAAAACAGCAAGAGTAAAATTAATAGTTCGTGTAGTACGACCACTTAGAAATGAATATTTAATTACTAGAAGATATTTGTCTGATCCAAACGCAATAATTCCGGTTAACATCACCGCTGATGAAGTATTAGAATATTGGAACACATTGTCAGCTGAATTTGATTCTATTTGTAATGAGATTATAAGGCTAGGTGGTGAAATTAAAGAGATCTTGACTAGGGCTAATTAG
- a CDS encoding virulence associated lipoprotein codes for MKQKVFVIFVLISLLLIACDPRGKTVDYAKAKRIQKEKVEQIQKAEKQRIREAEEQRKLAEEVRQRKQAQEEEEQFELEAYERELELKREEEEQRKLAEEARQRKLKQEEKERLKQEEEERLKQEEISVIKKEITPSISAVLKNYNNTALDESKMFLSVSEIKFAFSRLSYKTVGGKEFLYDGTTPGDVSKESIEARKEVYLIFEYNVGLVRTAVGIFEGLYFVPLVTGLFGDLLKKSRKCAKAYYVDVYDFLQKNQDKLNTLSLEHLKLLKVRLAALTKEQLELKNYLKRGIDLFSLQSRLAGIQSRCNEVIERAGSVKEILNKIQ; via the coding sequence TTGAAACAAAAAGTTTTTGTTATATTTGTGTTGATAAGTTTATTACTAATAGCTTGTGATCCAAGAGGTAAGACTGTTGATTATGCAAAGGCAAAACGAATACAGAAAGAAAAGGTAGAACAGATACAAAAAGCAGAGAAACAACGAATTCGAGAAGCAGAGGAACAAAGAAAACTGGCAGAAGAGGTAAGACAACGAAAACAGGCGCAAGAGGAAGAGGAACAATTCGAACTAGAAGCATATGAAAGAGAACTAGAACTAAAGCGAGAAGAAGAGGAACAAAGAAAACTGGCAGAAGAGGCAAGACAACGAAAACTAAAGCAAGAAGAAAAGGAACGACTAAAACAAGAAGAAGAGGAACGACTAAAACAAGAAGAAATTTCAGTTATTAAAAAGGAAATTACTCCTTCAATATCAGCAGTATTGAAAAATTATAATAATACGGCTTTGGATGAATCTAAGATGTTCCTTTCTGTTAGTGAAATCAAATTCGCGTTTAGCAGACTTTCATATAAAACAGTTGGTGGAAAGGAATTTTTATATGATGGTACAACGCCCGGAGATGTTTCTAAGGAAAGCATAGAAGCAAGAAAAGAAGTTTATCTAATTTTTGAGTATAATGTTGGTTTGGTTAGAACTGCTGTAGGTATTTTTGAGGGATTATATTTCGTTCCTTTAGTTACAGGATTATTCGGAGATTTACTTAAAAAGTCAAGAAAGTGTGCTAAAGCTTACTATGTAGATGTGTATGATTTTTTACAAAAGAACCAAGATAAACTTAATACACTATCTTTAGAACATTTGAAGTTGTTGAAAGTCAGATTGGCAGCACTTACCAAGGAACAATTGGAATTAAAAAATTATCTCAAGCGTGGTATCGACTTATTTTCTCTTCAAAGCAGGTTAGCTGGAATTCAATCTAGATGTAATGAAGTTATAGAGCGGGCTGGTTCAGTTAAAGAGATCTTGAATAAGATTCAGTAA
- a CDS encoding virulence associated lipoprotein, translating into MKQKVFIIFMLISLLLIACGQNGETAEAQQKLEQAKKERQRREEGLLEDQRKREIEYIKDATSSDVKKVLDDHNNANWNGEQGADFVDIMFVFGKVPHKVDGVTEVLYNDAAATGDVAAEGKAARKEVYLALNYYSSFISDFGTVFKKFVNTAALVTKYKNELKEFFGNIRDFAKAYYIDAHDTLQKKLNKLDSLSLDEARFLSSKLGELETRRLKLISGVIAEVRSDLNNSSPGAGGVHLKGNATTPEQIKTYWESKSATFNDDCAEIVKISGEIKNILDNIQ; encoded by the coding sequence TTGAAACAAAAAGTTTTTATTATATTTATGTTAATAAGTTTATTGCTAATAGCTTGTGGTCAGAACGGAGAAACTGCAGAGGCACAACAAAAACTAGAACAAGCAAAAAAGGAAAGACAAAGACGAGAAGAGGGATTATTGGAAGATCAAAGAAAAAGAGAAATTGAATATATTAAAGATGCAACTTCTAGTGATGTGAAAAAAGTATTAGATGATCATAATAATGCAAATTGGAACGGTGAGCAAGGCGCTGATTTTGTTGATATCATGTTCGTGTTTGGTAAAGTTCCACATAAAGTAGATGGTGTAACTGAAGTCTTATATAATGATGCAGCGGCGACTGGCGATGTTGCTGCTGAAGGCAAAGCAGCAAGAAAAGAAGTTTATCTAGCTCTTAATTATTATTCAAGTTTTATTTCGGATTTTGGAACTGTTTTTAAGAAATTCGTTAATACTGCGGCATTAGTTACAAAATATAAAAACGAATTAAAAGAGTTTTTTGGAAATATAAGAGATTTTGCTAAAGCTTATTATATAGATGCACATGATACCTTACAAAAGAAACTAAATAAACTTGATTCACTGTCTTTAGACGAGGCAAGATTTTTGAGTAGCAAATTGGGAGAACTTGAAACAAGAAGATTGAAGTTAATAAGTGGTGTAATAGCCGAAGTTAGAAGTGATTTAAATAACAGTAGTCCAGGAGCAGGAGGTGTTCATCTAAAAGGTAATGCTACCACCCCTGAGCAGATAAAAACATATTGGGAATCAAAGTCAGCTACATTTAATGATGACTGTGCTGAGATTGTGAAGATAAGTGGTGAAATTAAAAATATTTTGGATAATATTCAGTAA
- a CDS encoding virulence associated lipoprotein produces MDEVYLAFGYSSGFTRAFGDFASKLVATPELVTKNKAKLRDFFMKIRKCAKAYYLDAYETLQENLGTLEVLSAAEVKSLHDNLALLKAERDKLVSNVVQPLKDKYPIIGEYFADPGSDKISNTLTADEIETYWNTLSAEFDSICNEIIKISGKIKGILDNIKVKG; encoded by the coding sequence ATGGATGAAGTTTATCTAGCTTTCGGCTATAGTAGCGGTTTTACTCGTGCTTTTGGAGATTTTGCTAGTAAATTAGTTGCGACTCCGGAATTAGTTACAAAAAATAAAGCCAAATTAAGAGATTTCTTTATGAAGATAAGAAAGTGTGCTAAAGCTTATTATTTAGATGCATATGAAACCTTACAAGAGAACCTGGGTACCCTTGAGGTGCTCTCTGCAGCAGAAGTAAAATCTTTGCATGACAACTTGGCCTTACTTAAAGCAGAAAGAGATAAATTAGTATCTAATGTAGTGCAACCACTTAAAGATAAGTATCCAATTATTGGAGAATATTTTGCTGATCCAGGCTCAGACAAAATTTCGAATACCTTAACCGCTGATGAAATAGAGACATATTGGAACACATTATCAGCTGAATTTGATTCTATTTGTAATGAGATTATAAAGATAAGTGGTAAAATTAAAGGAATCTTGGATAATATTAAGGTCAAAGGTTAA